A portion of the Paenibacillus sp. PvR098 genome contains these proteins:
- a CDS encoding CoA ester lyase, producing MLYRTLMFTPGNRPDRLFKSLQSTADALIWDVEDAVHPDEKAAARTVIRDVLDSMDKAPPKPIFIRVNQVGTPWFEDDARLAGHPLVRGMLLPKTESAAQVEQAWKLMDRKGELIVLIETAVGVRDLEGILESPLITGVALGAVDLAVDLNLTLTDSGLELLYFKSRIVTLARAAGIQGIYDSVFPDFNNSDSLRIRAGLTKTTGFTGQMCVHPVQIPVITEVYTPAAQEIDWAKRVIHALENEAKGLGVFTVDGKMVDRPVIERAKQVHQAALRWNLA from the coding sequence TTGTTATATAGAACTTTGATGTTTACGCCGGGGAACCGGCCCGACCGGCTGTTTAAATCCCTCCAAAGTACGGCGGACGCCCTGATTTGGGACGTTGAGGATGCAGTTCACCCGGATGAAAAAGCGGCAGCCCGCACCGTCATTCGGGACGTGCTGGATTCTATGGACAAGGCACCCCCCAAGCCTATTTTCATCCGTGTTAACCAAGTAGGCACGCCGTGGTTTGAGGACGACGCCCGTCTGGCGGGACACCCGCTCGTTCGGGGTATGCTCCTGCCCAAGACGGAGAGTGCGGCCCAAGTGGAACAGGCATGGAAGCTTATGGACCGCAAGGGGGAGCTGATCGTCCTTATCGAAACGGCAGTGGGCGTTCGCGACCTGGAGGGCATTCTGGAATCGCCGCTGATCACCGGTGTCGCTTTAGGCGCCGTTGATTTGGCAGTGGATCTGAATTTGACGCTGACGGATTCCGGTTTGGAGCTGCTTTACTTCAAATCCCGTATCGTGACGCTGGCCCGGGCCGCTGGCATCCAGGGCATTTATGATTCCGTGTTTCCTGATTTTAACAACTCGGATAGCCTGCGCATCCGCGCCGGGCTGACGAAAACAACAGGATTTACAGGCCAAATGTGTGTCCATCCCGTGCAAATTCCGGTCATCACTGAAGTATATACACCGGCTGCGCAGGAAATCGACTGGGCTAAGCGGGTCATCCATGCTCTGGAGAATGAAGCGAAGGGACTCGGTGTTTTTACGGTCGACGGCAAAATGGTAGACCGACCGGTCATTGAAAGAGCAAAGCAGGTCCATCAGGCAGCCCTGCGCTGGAATTTAGCCTGA
- a CDS encoding CoA transferase, which yields MNDQKRGGLPLAGLRVVDASTILAGPMLATYLGDFGAEVIKVEHPTGDPLRNAGRQKEGKSLEWKLVSRNKKPVTLNLGKPEGQELFMKLTETADVVITNFRPQTLKKWGISYETLSARNPGLILVQVSGFGVEGPYSDRPGFGTLAEALSGFAEINGYPDRGPLLPNLALADQATALLGAYATMVAVYERDHSENGKGQFIDLPIYEALMGMLGNQVMEFDQLGILPKRMGNRTQWTVPRNLYQTSDGKWVAISGSSQPIVERILKAVEREDLIADPKFKDNQTRLQHAEEIEGVIAEWISRHTQTEVLARFHECDATIAPTYTVEDIFKDPHFQERGNIVEVPDGDFGKIKMLNTAPKLSRTPGRIRHSGLDKGACNDEVYSKLGLSKAAMNELKKNEII from the coding sequence ATGAACGATCAGAAGCGGGGCGGATTGCCTCTTGCGGGACTACGGGTGGTTGATGCCTCGACCATTTTGGCAGGGCCTATGCTGGCCACCTATTTAGGAGATTTTGGTGCCGAAGTGATCAAGGTTGAACATCCAACGGGTGATCCTCTGCGTAACGCCGGTCGGCAGAAAGAAGGCAAATCGCTGGAGTGGAAGCTTGTTTCACGCAACAAAAAGCCGGTCACCTTGAATTTGGGTAAACCGGAAGGACAGGAGCTGTTTATGAAGCTGACGGAAACAGCAGACGTCGTCATCACCAACTTTCGGCCGCAAACCCTGAAAAAATGGGGTATCAGCTACGAAACATTGAGTGCCCGCAATCCTGGCCTCATTCTTGTCCAGGTGTCTGGTTTCGGTGTGGAAGGCCCTTATAGCGACAGGCCCGGTTTCGGCACATTGGCTGAAGCGCTCAGCGGATTTGCCGAAATCAACGGGTATCCCGATCGGGGGCCGCTGCTGCCCAACCTTGCGCTCGCCGATCAGGCGACAGCGCTGCTTGGAGCCTATGCCACGATGGTGGCAGTATACGAACGCGATCATTCCGAGAACGGCAAAGGACAGTTTATCGATCTGCCGATTTATGAGGCGCTCATGGGCATGCTTGGCAATCAAGTGATGGAGTTCGACCAGCTCGGCATCCTGCCGAAGCGAATGGGAAATCGTACTCAGTGGACAGTCCCACGGAATTTGTATCAGACGTCGGACGGCAAATGGGTGGCCATCTCGGGCAGCTCGCAGCCGATTGTCGAACGCATTCTGAAAGCGGTCGAGAGAGAAGATCTGATTGCCGACCCGAAATTTAAAGACAACCAAACCCGGCTGCAGCACGCCGAAGAAATCGAAGGCGTTATCGCCGAATGGATATCACGCCACACGCAGACGGAAGTGCTGGCACGTTTCCACGAGTGCGATGCAACGATTGCGCCGACCTATACAGTGGAAGATATTTTTAAAGACCCCCATTTCCAGGAGAGGGGCAATATCGTCGAAGTGCCTGACGGTGATTTCGGAAAGATCAAAATGCTGAACACGGCGCCGAAGCTATCCCGGACTCCGGGGCGAATTCGGCACAGCGGATTGGATAAAGGGGCATGTAACGATGAAGTGTACAGCAAGCTCGGCTTAAGCAAAGCCGCAATGAATGAATTGAAGAAAAATGAAATCATATAA
- a CDS encoding zinc-binding dehydrogenase gives MQLPKTSQAAVVREFGKEIGIEEVPVPQQLEPQALLVQIDCCSICGTDVHLWEGALSLKVDLPVILGHEMVGRIVAMGPNADQDSVGQPLQVGDRIIWSHTSCGSCYYCTVERQPTLCHHRRAYMYETMEKPPFLMGGFSQYGYVVPESGRIKVPDSVEDKLASLSSCAFRSVINAFDQVGTIRPTDTVLVQGTGPLGLLAIGVAKVSGAKKIIAIGAPDSRLKLAKEFGADCIISVEQHDPEARKAIVMEETGGRGPTMAFEFSGHPGAFVEGLEIVAKGARYMVVGQLGEGKVTIQPSMITKKNLKVFGSFSGDISHYWKALQFIDKHQQDLPFSKLISNEYSLKDVNVALKRMQSFQEIKPVLYPWK, from the coding sequence ATGCAGCTACCCAAAACGTCTCAAGCGGCGGTCGTACGAGAATTTGGCAAGGAAATCGGAATTGAGGAGGTCCCGGTGCCGCAGCAACTAGAGCCTCAAGCGCTGCTGGTGCAAATCGACTGCTGCTCGATCTGCGGCACGGACGTGCATCTGTGGGAAGGTGCGCTTTCCCTGAAAGTCGATTTACCCGTCATTCTTGGACACGAAATGGTGGGCAGGATCGTGGCGATGGGTCCGAACGCCGATCAAGATTCGGTCGGACAGCCTCTCCAGGTCGGAGACCGGATCATTTGGTCCCACACAAGCTGCGGCTCCTGTTACTACTGCACTGTAGAAAGGCAGCCAACGCTTTGCCACCATCGCCGTGCTTATATGTATGAAACGATGGAAAAGCCTCCTTTTCTGATGGGAGGGTTCTCGCAATACGGATATGTCGTACCGGAATCGGGACGAATTAAAGTACCGGACAGTGTCGAGGACAAATTGGCAAGCCTGAGCAGCTGCGCCTTCCGCTCGGTGATTAACGCGTTTGATCAGGTCGGTACGATTCGTCCGACGGACACCGTGCTTGTACAGGGTACGGGACCCCTAGGCTTATTGGCCATCGGGGTAGCTAAAGTGTCGGGTGCGAAAAAGATTATAGCCATCGGTGCCCCGGACAGCCGTCTGAAGCTGGCGAAGGAGTTCGGTGCCGACTGCATTATCTCCGTAGAGCAGCATGACCCCGAAGCCAGAAAGGCTATCGTAATGGAGGAAACGGGAGGCCGCGGGCCTACCATGGCATTCGAGTTTTCCGGTCATCCCGGAGCTTTTGTTGAAGGGCTGGAGATTGTCGCCAAAGGCGCACGATATATGGTCGTCGGCCAACTTGGCGAAGGGAAGGTGACGATCCAGCCTTCCATGATTACGAAGAAAAATCTGAAGGTGTTTGGATCTTTTTCCGGTGATATCAGCCATTATTGGAAGGCGCTGCAGTTCATTGACAAGCATCAGCAGGACCTGCCATTCAGCAAGCTAATTTCCAACGAATATTCGCTAAAAGACGTTAACGTAGCATTAAAACGAATGCAGTCGTTCCAAGAGATCAAGCCTGTGCTTTATCCCTGGAAGTAA
- a CDS encoding aldehyde dehydrogenase: MEKYKLYIGGQWLESQSGERSESINPYTNEAWASVPIGGEADIDLAVQAARKAFDEGPWSKMSNSERGRLLIRLAHLIEQNIDRLAQIETRDNGKLIRETTAHLKSLVDYYIYFGGMADKIHGDVIPLNKTSVLNYTLREPIGVVGAITPWNSPLLLTTWKAAPALAAGNVMVIKPSSTTPCSILEFAKLVEEAGFPAGVFNIVTGPGSRIGNYLVQHPGVDKISFTGGTDTGRSLASLAGNHIKRITLELGGKSPNIVFEDANLDNAVMGVMAGIYAACGQTCSAGSRLLLQRSIYDEFLNKLAERSRQIKLGDPSDWNTEVGPLANRSQLEKVAYYVDIAKQEGAEVLLGGKRPEAADLQQGLFFEPTILTNVTNDMRVAREEIFGPVLSVIPFDTEEEAIRIANDSDYGLVAGVWTNHISRGHRMARAIRSGTVWVNTFRNANYASPFGGYKASGYGRENGLEVLKDYTQVKSVWVETEEKMRDPFVVG, from the coding sequence ATGGAAAAGTATAAACTTTACATCGGCGGGCAGTGGTTAGAGTCGCAGTCCGGAGAGCGCTCCGAATCGATTAATCCTTATACGAACGAAGCTTGGGCCAGCGTACCCATCGGCGGGGAAGCGGATATTGATCTGGCCGTGCAAGCGGCGCGCAAGGCGTTCGACGAAGGTCCGTGGTCCAAAATGTCCAATAGCGAAAGAGGACGTCTTCTCATCCGTCTAGCGCATCTGATCGAACAAAACATCGACCGTCTGGCACAAATCGAAACCCGGGACAACGGCAAGCTGATCCGGGAGACCACGGCGCACCTGAAATCACTGGTCGATTACTACATCTATTTCGGGGGCATGGCCGATAAAATTCACGGAGATGTCATTCCGCTCAACAAAACGTCGGTGCTGAACTATACGCTGCGGGAACCGATCGGCGTTGTCGGAGCAATCACACCGTGGAATTCGCCGCTCCTGCTCACAACGTGGAAAGCGGCACCTGCACTGGCTGCAGGGAACGTTATGGTGATTAAGCCTTCCTCCACAACGCCATGCTCCATCCTGGAATTCGCCAAGCTGGTAGAGGAAGCAGGGTTTCCTGCAGGGGTGTTCAACATCGTTACCGGACCTGGCAGCCGCATCGGCAATTATCTCGTTCAGCATCCGGGCGTTGACAAAATTTCGTTCACCGGCGGGACCGATACAGGGCGATCACTGGCCTCCCTGGCCGGCAACCACATTAAGCGGATCACGCTCGAGCTGGGCGGCAAATCTCCGAACATCGTGTTTGAAGATGCGAACCTCGACAACGCGGTCATGGGCGTTATGGCAGGGATATACGCTGCCTGCGGCCAGACGTGCAGCGCCGGGTCCAGACTGCTGCTTCAGCGTTCGATCTACGACGAGTTTCTGAACAAGCTGGCAGAACGCTCCCGTCAAATCAAGCTGGGCGATCCGAGCGACTGGAATACGGAAGTCGGCCCGCTTGCTAACCGTTCGCAGCTGGAGAAGGTGGCGTATTACGTGGATATTGCCAAGCAGGAAGGCGCCGAGGTGCTGCTGGGCGGCAAACGTCCGGAAGCAGCGGACCTGCAGCAGGGACTGTTCTTTGAACCGACCATCCTGACCAATGTCACCAACGACATGCGCGTAGCACGCGAAGAAATCTTCGGGCCGGTATTATCGGTTATTCCGTTCGATACAGAGGAGGAAGCCATTCGTATCGCCAACGATTCCGATTACGGTCTGGTGGCTGGCGTGTGGACGAACCACATTTCCCGCGGACACCGGATGGCGCGCGCGATCCGCAGCGGCACGGTATGGGTCAACACCTTCCGCAACGCCAACTACGCTTCTCCGTTCGGCGGTTACAAAGCGAGCGGCTATGGCCGTGAGAACGGACTTGAGGTATTGAAGGACTACACGCAGGTCAAAAGCGTATGGGTGGAGACAGAAGAGAAAATGAGAGATCCTTTCGTCGTTGGATAG
- a CDS encoding TRAP transporter large permease, with the protein MTLVIVSVFILLIIAVPIGAAFALSAFLGAKMNGLPLDTFASLPYQTINSFLLLSIPFFILTGQIMNQGKLIGRLIELAEMFLYWLKGMLGYVTILASAFIGAITGSSVATVAAISSIIGNRMVDKGYERGYVAALMGSCGLLGVLIPPSIPLIVYGAAVGASISDLFLATLVPGVLMVIAFSIVHFLLVNRVLKNPKGEQGSGETPVFQQSKRFTFVQSIPVLIMPVIVLGGIYGGIFTPTEAAAVACVYGLVLALVGKTIKMRELSGVFYKAALTSISILCIIAFTSIFNNYMILEQVPQTLTDAIHNITENKIMFLIIVNLILFLVGMFMETNAAVLLMAPLLYPAAMQFGMDPIHFGIMLVTNIELGLITPPMAANLFVAAKTNNSSLVEMMPYVACFFIAAVVILGLITFMPGLSLWFK; encoded by the coding sequence CGATACCTTTGCATCTCTGCCGTATCAGACGATCAACTCCTTTCTTCTTCTGTCCATACCGTTCTTCATCTTGACCGGACAAATCATGAATCAAGGCAAGCTGATTGGCCGGCTGATCGAACTCGCCGAAATGTTCCTGTACTGGCTTAAGGGCATGCTCGGATATGTGACGATTCTGGCCAGTGCGTTCATCGGTGCTATCACGGGTTCTTCGGTAGCTACTGTGGCCGCCATCAGCAGCATCATCGGCAACCGGATGGTCGACAAAGGATACGAACGGGGATATGTGGCGGCTTTGATGGGATCCTGCGGGCTGCTTGGCGTTTTGATTCCGCCTTCTATTCCGTTGATCGTGTATGGTGCGGCAGTAGGCGCTTCGATCTCCGATTTGTTCCTTGCAACGTTGGTACCTGGCGTTCTCATGGTGATTGCCTTTTCCATCGTGCATTTTCTGCTTGTTAACCGGGTGTTGAAGAACCCGAAAGGGGAACAGGGGAGCGGTGAAACCCCAGTTTTCCAGCAGAGCAAGAGATTTACGTTTGTCCAGTCGATTCCTGTACTGATCATGCCCGTGATCGTACTTGGCGGAATATACGGGGGCATCTTTACGCCGACAGAAGCAGCTGCGGTGGCTTGTGTGTACGGCCTAGTGTTGGCGCTAGTGGGCAAAACGATCAAAATGCGCGAGCTGTCCGGAGTGTTTTATAAAGCGGCACTCACCTCTATTTCGATTTTATGTATCATCGCCTTTACGTCCATTTTCAATAATTACATGATCTTGGAGCAGGTTCCTCAGACCCTTACGGACGCGATACACAACATCACGGAGAACAAGATCATGTTCTTGATCATTGTCAATCTGATTTTGTTTTTGGTAGGCATGTTCATGGAAACAAACGCCGCCGTACTGCTGATGGCCCCGCTTCTTTATCCGGCGGCTATGCAATTCGGGATGGATCCGATCCACTTCGGTATCATGCTCGTGACCAACATCGAGCTTGGACTGATTACCCCTCCGATGGCGGCTAACTTGTTCGTGGCTGCAAAAACAAATAACAGCTCGCTAGTGGAGATGATGCCCTATGTTGCTTGTTTTTTCATAGCAGCAGTGGTCATCCTGGGCCTAATCACATTTATGCCGGGATTAAGCCTTTGGTTTAAATAA